The DNA sequence AAATATGTGAATACTGCATCGTTTGCatcattaaattaaacttaaaattaggCAGTATGCTGGATGCATTAGGCGCTTGCccaacatacgtggtaacgtTCGTAATAATCATAATTACAAACGTTTTTGACGGCGTGTGGCGCTGGAGTAATCATTATTTCCATGTTTGTGGCTTCAACATGCGACACAGTTAGCTTGTCGATGTTCCCAGGCACTGGTTGTTTGTATGAGGTTTAGTTAACTTAGTCTTGCAGTATGTATACTGTACAACTGCTGCACGATCAGGAATTGAGGACTTCAATTGTTTTAGTCAGACACAACCACGTTGCTGTTGCATATATAGGCTTTTTctaataaaactattaaactAACTGTATTGCTTAGTTTGGAGTTACAAGCTACTGTGTACTGCAACCATGGAATATATGATGATTACTTTCTTTGGTAAGTTATGTGATAATTAGATGTTGATGGTTAGATTAAATTGTATTGGGCAAGCAATAGTATTGTAACGGAATGTGTATACTTGTAGAAGTATAATTACGACTGTGTAAGAAGCGTTATTGCGTTGTGTTTCGGCAGCGCCTTTAATATATCTGCGGTCGGTGTAAGACTACATTCAGTTTGTAGCGTCTGTTAAAAGCGTAAACTTTTGAGCATTTTTCTGtgtttatttctaaatacGCGCGTATTAGGTTTCCTATTGACTCGTGTACGTGTCTTggtttgtttcagtttttgtagatgtgtattttaaagcatttttacGACGAGAAAgatagtttgattttgtcGCACATGCAGCCCAATGGCTgtagaatttaatttttacctactgtatatttataaataccacCATCATCTGGCACGatttatgtaaaatacatGTTAGTGTTAGCCATATTTGGACCTTCTTACCTGGAAACCCAGTCGGCTATGTTAGCAAAGTAGCCTGTAAGGTTTAGTTCTGAGTATAGTCACGGCCAGTCCATTTCTTTCGTCGCATACACGCCTGGTTTTGTTTGGATGATATCAAACATCCGTGtcttttttgcaatattttatgtttacgcTTGTGATTGGACAATACAATGTACATTGAAGAAATATATGCATTGAAAGCAGTATCTTGCATATATGGTAACAtttacataaacatcatacacatatatatagtataagaAGGATTTCATGAAAATCATGTATGAGAGcgtataaacaagttttatacaaaagcAAAGCTGAATTTCAAGGAGAACCCACGCTAACGCAGCTTAAAAAAggggaataaatatttaaattaatcgGTACGGCAGTTCTGTAGTTGCGAGACATTGTAAACCCAGACACAATATGTTTAACTGCTTCGACATCCGAAGTAACCTATCGTTCCGAAGGTTTTCGCtagaaaaaggcaaatgtGTAGAAAAAATGATAATTCACGTTGATTGTTGCTTTGAACATTCTCCAGTTTCTTCCCGGCTTGGTGGCGTATATGCAGGCAGAGGGTAGAGTTTGAAATATTCCGGGGGTTCCGGTTCGCTGGCTTTTCTTCGTGATATCCGCGAGAGGGTGCTATAGTGCGGTGGCAGGTCAGGATCTATTCCATCATTTACGGAACTACTTCTTCTCGCTGACGAATGACCTGTCAGTTATACGGAGTATTTACAGACTAGTATCGCATTGTTAGATACTGGTACGTCGGCTTTAAACACAAATAGGCGTTAATTTTTATGGTAATTTGATGATTGTTAGATTATGCCTATCCAGTTAAATGGCACAatctattttatgtgtttacctggaaaacacatttttttttaaattctattatTTCCCGGTAAGTTTCCCCCAAACATAAGAGGCCATGCATGGGATacaattgcatttttaaaccGGTTCGGTTGAAAAACAGTCTTTTGAAGCGACTTCAGAACTTAATATGAGCGTTTTTTAAATTCCGTACTGTTACAGTACATTAGCTTTGTGGTATATATATCCATTGTGTTTTCAATAAATCAATCTGACTCTATATTACTGTATATCATGAAGTACGATagaatggggaagatgggacacctttttattctgttttcccgtcccatttagtagtaaacaaacaaaacttaaagaattataaaaccgtatcctcatgacacttatagaccgttgttaattgtttaaaacacgatcaggacatttggatattatgtaccgAAAGTGTCCCGTCATattcacagtactatactcaGTATACTGTATTATGTTAATGTACAATGGCTTTACCTCTCCGTAACTTTTTGTAGCACGTTAGAAAAACAGCAACAAGTATGATCACCAGCATAACGGCTGCTGTAACACCTCCGATCTTTACAACCCTGTAATCCAGAACTCGATGTgaaaatgttaatgttttgtgTTGGGTTTTGAATATACCAAAAATAAACGTTTAGATTAAGATAAAACGTTATGTGATTATATTACGAACAATCTCTATATATGAATAAAGATGcttaaatgtaatataaaggTACCACCGAAGTTACACCAAAACAACTTATGCAAATCGGGTGAAATCAAATcgtttttttggtttaacatAGTTACAGCAGAAAACATATAGTTACAACAGCTTTTGTGTTTTACTTATATATGGGGAAAGATCAGTTTGCGGTCACCCCgcatttttttcgtttattttataacttagTTTTCAATTCgaacttttaaagtttaaaaaccagTGTCAACGActgtatgtataatatattgaGTATCTAAAAAATCCACcgtttgttatatagtaggacgggggaagatgggacacatttttgttctattttctcgaccctttggtagtaaataaaggaacatttaaacaattataaaaccgtatcctaacgacctccatagaccgttattaactgtttaaaacacgataaggatattaatatgtgctaaaggtgtcacatcttcccccaccctactatacctgcATTTTAATCACCGGTGCgttatattataacacatTGGCGTGAAACTTGGTAAAAATCAATTCAAATAAATAGCGaactataaaaacatgatGCAGCCTTTGTTCGTTTAATTAATGTGTCAAAACCCCTTTGTTGTTAGTTTATTACCTAACGTACCATGATGTTTCATCAATTGCACAACAATATCTTTGTATGCTTGCTCTTCCATGTTGGCAGCAATGGTTCATATCTTCATGACATTCTCCTTGCTCCTTGTTGCATGTAATACctgtggtaaaaaaaactccGTTTTAAAACTTCATGCAAATTCTGTGGTTTAAATCTTCCGTCTTGCTGTTTTAAGCGTTGGCTTCATGATTTTGCgcgttattttaaacagtttttttaaacttggttTAGAATAGGGTATAATAACCCCAAATAAAGTGCAATTTGTTACTGAAGCCTTGCTTTAATCCAATATGCTTTACTGTGTCagttataaatgtttaatttactgtggggtaagatgaaaacCGTTAGCAGATAATATCTCATTTTTCCGAGtcgtatttaaacaataacccaACACTTTTTTGGGACGTGAGATGGTTaatacaattctttaaatactctttgtttgcTTTCAAATGGATCGATATAAAAGAAAGGAAAAAAGGACTATATACCACCAACCTACTGTAATAATCCCATAATATTTCGTTCTTGGGTCACTTACAAATCCTACAGCAGCCCTTGTCAAAAGCCCCTATTCAAAATCTCAACGATAGTATTTGCTTATTTTCTGCGATAATAAAAATGACACAATGGAATTAAAATCAAAGAAGCGACGATAAAAGACCGATCGTTAACCTACACGAGggatgtaaaataaaaacgacaATGACAAGcagaaaattaaattgttctcttctgttcaaatattttaaattgtacaTTTTATTGAGTTGGTTATTTAGTTTAAAGATGACAATTGACCAGGTGTTGATTTAGTGTTTATATGTAATGGCCCTGTTTTTGTGTCTTGATATCTGGTTTGTACGTGGTCGTTAAACATCATTCAAGCAAAACCTGTGTGTTTTTAGCTGAACTGTAGTTCGTGTGTCGCCAGGCTTATCTTAAATGTTGTTTCAACAAGACACGTCTGGTAGCGAACGGTTAAGAAGCATATTATAACCAAATGACATAACTAAAGcattttccaaacttttataCCTATCAAAGTATCCATTACCAATGTGATAAAGTAAGATTGTCGCATGTTGCACATTAGAGACATAATTTACGACTGTAATATGATACACTATATCTAAaggggttgggaaagatggggcacattttcattataattTCTTTACCATTGCTAGTAAgcacagaacattcaaataattataaaaccctatcctcacgactcccataaaccgttagtaattgtttaaaacgcgattaaAATATCGTGAGATTATGTGCTATACTGCTATATAagggtgttccatcttaccccaccccactctaTATGTAAATACCCTAATCACTCTGTATGTCATGCTATATAAACATTGTTGTCGCTTAAAATATGCACCGCGTTCAAATAACCGCGCATAGTTGACCGTATTATAAGAAGCCTTGAATACTAATTGAAACGAATGACTCATTTAATTGGGAGAAAAGTGTGTATAATGACTACGTAGGTTTGCCAATCCTTTGTATTGAGAGGCAAGCATATGAATAACTCTGTGTTATATCCCCGAAGAAAAATATACGTTCACTTTGCTTTAACAAGCTTTGCTTAGTCATTCAAGACTTTCGATtctacaaatatatagtagagagggggaagatgggacaacttgtcattctattttctcgccccacttggtagtaaacaaaaaacattcaaagatttattaaatcgtatcctcatgacttccatatagactgttgttaattgtttaaaatacgatctaaatatttggatattttgtgctaaaggagtcccgtcttcccccaccctactatagatcATTCCATATGTTAACATATACAAAAGAATACGTATGTTCTTTATTATATATCGAAACCTATATAACTACTGGGTTCGTGCTAAACTGCAAATATGTTAGCTTTTACGTAGCCTCAAGCAATAACGTATCCTATAATTCTCCTgatgttatattataatgtttatagcaaagtttaacattgtttacaaaaatctCACCTTTGACCCAGTTTATTTGAAGCGTCACTGTAAAAAGGAGAAACCACTTCGGTCGTATTAAAATCAatatcattatttatttactcagaaataatctgtgttttaaaaacatagtaACTGTTACAATCCTCCAAAAGCTTAAAATTATatgtttcaatacaaaaataccaaaaagCCATGTTGtttacacatattttaaaaagctgtTACTGGAAAAGCAGATGCTGAAGttcataaaaaatacagtacAATCCAGACTCTGCAAAACTACGCATGACGTTTGTAAAGCAAATCTACATTCTCTACAATACGTATACgtcatatatatgttattgcTGTGGCTGTTGAACGACGCGTCACGATCATATCACACATTGTTTCGTAACAATAGCAGCGAAAACTCGAAAATGGGATTTTTGATCTAAACTCAACAATACCTACATAAAAAACGACTTGATTTACTGTTTAGTTTGCTAGGAGTATTGATACATAATTTTAGTCCTAATGTACCTGCTTACTTACCCGGCTAAAACTGCTGTgaaatttacaatataattttaatttgaatcaCGAGCCCATAGCAATTAAGTCTATATGCATAACCTTGGTGTGGAGTTCACATACGATAAATGGGCCTTTCTGTATTCACAGTAGTAGACGATAAGCTTAACCAGAGATCGAACGACACTATCTCTCTTTCATCGTCCCCTTTTGTCGTAGCTATAAGCGATTCAAACCGACCCTCGTTCTAACTGACTGAGCCCTGAGATTATGAGCGTTAACACCAGCTTCACCCACGCAATTCTAACTCTTACTCGTTACTGGTTTTAGTCTTTTCATTTACCGAAAATGCTACGAAACTATTTTCGCGAAGTtgacatttttgtaaattcgCTGACGCCAACAAAATATCAAGAGCAAGAAtaagttgtttgttgtttcctGTCTTTACGCTTTATTGGcgaagtgaaaaaaaaacgtattttaccccaaccacCCAAGCGTAGTAACATGGTATACAAGTCTCTCTATGTTCGCCGTCTAGCGATtgaattgtttgaaatataatgGCCACAAGAGGTCAACTGAGATCTACTATTTTCGATACGAATTAAACAAGATTTAATCTTTGTTAGTTTGGTGCAATTGTTAATAAGTTTATCTAACTCGTAAAACTATGAgataaaaattagaaataggagggtgggaaagatgggacaccttttcattctatgtaaacaaagaacattcgaaaaattttaaaaccgtatatccCTACGAGACCTACGACTTTCActgactgttgttaattgtttaaaacacgttcaggatatttaaatattatgtggtaggtgtcccatcctccctccatagtactatatacagAAGGGttaggaagatgggacagtatgtcggacgagactttttttaactttcttttcaCGGACctccatttaatgataatcagggaAGTAATGTTACataattattcgacagtattatcacgactttataaaacgcccgtcaaagctgattactgcttttaaatcttttaaaaaatatattaaaataggaacagtatttagtagggtgggggaagatgcgttttcattctattttctcgttccattcagtggtaaacaaagaacattcaaagaattataaaaccgtatcctcacgactaccatagaccgttgttaattgttcaaaacacaattaggacatttggatattatgtgctaaaggtgtcccatcttcccccaccctacaatattttaaacaggtaaaacatgcgaaatagtaaggtgcgaATTTTGAATGTTCGCTAAAACATGGTAAAGCCGgtaaaactttttagtttGCTGGTTGGAACGGTTGAACTAGtctcatagcttcataaaacaatcaaaaaggtaatatataacttattaatcagaattaacaatgattttaaaggTATGTAAACTATCCACAactccttgtgtgttttattatgttttttttggtttgttgtcaaaataaagaaatggtTGTATTAATTCGTGGTATTTCCCAAAAACCGCCaactattttgattttggaaatattgggcaatttGTGCTTAAGTGTGCCATCTTCAcccactatattatatacataatattttaaactatgatACCTgaacttttaatattataagtaCGTCATACACCATACAAAGGggcgcctttagcacataatattcaactataagcAATGATCTTGCAATAGTGTGCGTTCATAGGACATTATGTGTTATTTTTATCTTACATCCAACTCCCTTTGCACCTGTTGCTGTCTCACTCCAAGTACCGGTgtcgtaatatatttgttccgattAGTATAAAATTAGTATACTGCATGCGCAGTATATTTGCGcatgcgcatgcgcagtagcgcccggtataaatatatcaatcggaacgaatatatcacgacaccggtaagcgatacaaacttttaaaacaacaactgttTAGACAAAATAATTCAACATTATAATcataacatgtttatttatGATGTTTATTCGTATAGCAATATTTTGCACTTGAATTATTCATCGAAGAAATCAGCAAGATTTGCATCCATTTGTTCTTGCATCAAATCTTTAGCTGAAACCGTATGTTGCATACATTAGTCGGTGCCATGGTGGTTTTAGGTCTATTACACCCGAGATTAATGGTTCGAGGTTTGATGTTGCCACGGttaagcacgaggtgtatgaaacacggtaaataagttacattcatacattcatgcTTGAACCCAGATATAAGAGATACtataaaagtcaaaaatagatttattcATTGctataaaagagcgttgttaaaacacgattagttTTTACGTGTACTTTAGTGTCTTAAAACATGGTATTTACGATTGTTATAATAAGTGGCAAGGCAGCATTCGCCGACGTATCGTGCCGTTGTTACTGACTGTTGCGCAGTgtggtgtattaaacaattgagAACTTCGGTGGCTTGTGAGCTTGTGAGTTAAGCTATTTAGACAGAGGAAGACAGGTCCACCCCTGTTAATCGCATTGAGTGCTGCAAACCCACTCACGAAAATTGCAAATACCAACTATAGCTTACCGATTTGCTTTTGGTCCCATGACCATCTGCTTGGCGCTCCTATTGGATCGGCTGCTGACGAAGTATCGGTGAGAGCGAGGAGTCCGATGACAAGCACGAGGAGAAGCGCTGACTTGgtccttaagcacataatgcAATATTCCAAAACTTTATCTGAATAAAAAGAGATGATTTTGTACCAGAACTCGCCGTCTTATATTACAAACGTATAGTGATTATTACACGCCTGAACTTTTTCTAATCGCTTTGATTTAAAGGGAAAAATgtctgttgttttactgtataTGCGCAGCTCCAGGAAAATTGGCTTTGGTTTCCTACATTGAAACAGCTGTCTTTGATCAAAGGGTTGTTTTGTATAGTCACGTCAGTTATAATTTTCGATTAGTATTCGTATCATTAAAACGTATggtagggtggtggaagatgggaagATTTTTCATTCTGTGTTTGTCTTCtcatttggtaaacaaagaacattcaaataattattaaaccgtattttcGCGACTCTCgcggaccgttgttaattgtttcaaaaacgatcagggtatttgaatatttgtgctgtgctaaatgtgtcccatcttcccccactctgcTATACCAGTCTTTGTGTTTAAGTTATTAGGTAAGGTATGTAAcgacaattactccaacccaatggtggTTTTACAAATTCCCATTCacacaaataatatttacccaTCGACGAActcggtaactcgtaagtgatCATGAAGCTACAATCAAGGAAATGAACATATCTTGATGCAGCGCAACGTCGTATTAGTAGGATTGTTCAGAAAATGTCGCAGACTAAACTAAAATCCGCATTGCAAATGTTGTATTGCAGCAGCAGTACATGGTCGAAACAATTTGATTCAACTGCGGTTTTACTGAAACGATTACGCATCGTCTGAGTTTGATTCAATTACTTCCCGTGGTGTTTCTGACTAAATATTTGGTGATTTTCCACTTTATGAGACCTAAACAACTGCGTGTGTGTTACAACGATAAGTACAGCTACATTTATGGCAACTCTAAACGATCATAGCAAActaataatttaacataaagCAAACGTTACTTCTAAGCAAAGCTCGTTGCGACGTAAATTTCACATTCattaattgtttgttaaaacCTTTTAAGTTAATCTATGTGGATGTAACATAGAGTTCACTTTATACACTTGTGGCACCTTAAGTTCGTAAAACCAATCTGTTTACCTGTGTaatggggtggggaagacgggacacctttagcacatacagtaggatgggggaaatgggacacttattaactctattttctcgtctcatttagtagtaaacaaagagcattcaaagaaataagaAACTATGttctcatgactctcatagaccgttgttaattgtttaaaacacgatcagaatatctggatattatgtgctagaggtgtcccatcttcccccaccctactatatataatatccaaatatcctgatcgtgttttaaacaattgtatatggaagtcgtaaggatacggttttgtatttttttaaatttttttaaattttttttgtttattaccaagaGGGACGAGACAATAAAGTGAAAGGTATATCTCCCCCCACACTAccatatataattattttagctgtatatattttgcttgagttgtatattttaataatgctTTGTATTCCGTTAAATAACCATGTtggtataaaacaatattagaTTACATAAGTgcagaattttaaaacaggtgcAAATTAAACGAAAATTGCAGTGCTGTAATTGGTAGAAATTGTAATATCTAAATTAATCGTtcattatttcaaatttacaaaatacagaACAATAAACTTATGAATGAAAAGTATAGTAAAGCTGCCTGTGACGTTATTGGTCTAATGACGTTGCAAGAACTTGTCGTCATTTCCGATGACGTAATTTCGACGCTAGGTGTCGTAGAAGAATCGACTGAAAAACAAATAgtgttgtgacgtaacaaagtaAATCTGGCTATTAGAACTAAGCGGTATAAGTCTATGTTATTacggtaaaaaaaaacaatattaagtttaaaaaagactGGTAACAAAAACGTTAAAGCcataaagaaaataacaagttggttttacaatataaacgctggaataaaactaaattaaatttaaccaaaTTAAAGCAAAGTTCACTATATATAGCATTGTAAGTACAAGCAACACAACTGTAAAAATCAGCTACGAAAAAGATTCTCGACTAAAGTAAATATAAgttagttacatacatacatatatttctCAGCAGTAACGCTTCACAATATCTATAACACTTGTAACCCATGCAGACACATTGTATCTCGATTCCttaaaagtttcatttgtAATAAGCGACGATTCGTTCATTATCAAACATTTTTCCTTgtgcatttttttcattaacttCTCGTTATAAGTCACAATATAGAGTTGAGCTTCTAGGTCTCGCTGCATTGATCGTATCGCCAAATTTGAAGAACCGATAGCTGTGAGTTGTGGAAACAGTGCATTCGGTGGGTAATACCAGATTCCTTTCGCGTGGTAGGTCCAGTCTTTTCGGCAATACTCCCAGAGCTTCACTTTACACGAGCGACCAGTTTTGACCAACAGCTCGAAGAAGTTTTTCACAAGAGAACAATACATTTGCGGCATGTAACCAGAAAAAACCCCGGACCCGAGAAACCCGTTAGCCCCCGGGGAAGCGGTAATAATCTCAAACGTTGCAACGCCTCCAGCGATCATAGCGGTCACGTCATCAGTGACGTTGAAGTAACCGGAAGTGATACACGCACGGGAATTTGCCGGAAATGATGCAAGCATCATGTTCGTCACTTCCTCATCTTGCCGGATGTTGACACAACCGAGTTGAATTGTGGGAAAAATTAAAGTGTCTTCTACGTCACGATCGTCATGGTGATGAAGTTCAACAAAATCTTCTTCGTTTGTTTTGTCGGTTTGTTTGATGTTCAAACCAAATTGTCGAATGTAGGCCCAGAAATTCGCTGGGGCAATGAAGATAGACCGTGGTGTAGAATTTGCTCGTTTCGGTACATTATATGGTCCTGTAAACTGAAGCAAGCTGTTACGGAGCTCTGTATCATAAAGTCCAGGTTGCACGTCC is a window from the Ciona intestinalis chromosome 10, KH, whole genome shotgun sequence genome containing:
- the LOC100177548 gene encoding CDP-diacylglycerol--glycerol-3-phosphate 3-phosphatidyltransferase, mitochondrial isoform X3; this encodes MDFDFMRGMSPCFHVNGNNIDVIETPCDFYDALVLGANSAKTRIALAALYLGTGELETLFVDSLHRALERRLSDSEFLELDVLLDFVKGQRGETNSLTMLKPLAGFSNKVCISLFRSPMFRGLWKRLLPARSNEILGLFHIKVFVFDNDVIVSGANLSGQYFRNRQDRYYKIKGSKNLADYFQGLIKTISLFSYHLQTDGSLIFSPSCSYNPDVQPGLYDTELRNSLLQFTGPYNVPKRANSTPRSIFIAPANFWAYIRQFGLNIKQTDKTNEEDFVELHHHDDRDVEDTLIFPTIQLGCVNIRQDEEVTNMMLASFPANSRACITSGYFNVTDDVTAMIAGGVATFEIITASPGANGFLGSGVFSGYMPQMYCSLVKNFFELLVKTGRSCKVKLWEYCRKDWTYHAKGIWYYPPNALFPQLTAIGSSNLAIRSMQRDLEAQLYIVTYNEKLMKKMHKEKCLIMNESSLITNETFKESRYNVSAWVTSVIDIVKRYC
- the LOC100179902 gene encoding uncharacterized protein LOC100179902 isoform X2, whose protein sequence is MILILIRPKWFLLFTVTLQINWVKGITCNKEQGECHEDMNHCCQHGRASIQRYCCAIDETSWVVKIGGVTAAVMLVIILVAVFLTCYKKLRRGHSSARRSSSVNDGIDPDLPPHYSTLSRISRRKASEPEPPEYFKLYPLPAYTPPSREETGECSKQQST
- the LOC100179902 gene encoding uncharacterized protein LOC100179902 isoform X1 yields the protein MILILIRPKWFLLFTVTLQINWVKGITCNKEQGECHEDMNHCCQHGRASIQRYCCAIDETSWYVRVVKIGGVTAAVMLVIILVAVFLTCYKKLRRGHSSARRSSSVNDGIDPDLPPHYSTLSRISRRKASEPEPPEYFKLYPLPAYTPPSREETGECSKQQST